GACATTGGGATGGGCAATATTCGGACTTGTTTTTAGCATTTTGGCGGACCGCACCGGTTACAAAAAATGGCTGATGGTTCCTTTATTAGTGTTAACTACGGTATTTTCAGCAGGTTCCGCATTTACTGTCGGACTTACGTCATTAATACTTATGCGATTCTTTTTAGGTATTGTTGAAGGGCCGTACACTCCATTATATGTGTCCATACTGCATGTTCAAACCGATCCCAAAAGGTTCGCGGTAGCCGTTGGATTGGTGGTTGGTATCGCCGGCATTATAGGAGGGTTAATTGCACCGCTTTTGGTAACCCAATTACTGGTTCGCTATGATTGGCATTGGGCTTTCATTGTTTCCAGTCTTCCGACTCTTGTTTTGGCAATACTGATTGGGCTCTATGTTAAAGAGGTAAAAACTACCAGTGCGGTAGACGGGGCAAGTGTAGAAAAGGCCGACTGGAGCGACTTCGCTAAACTATTAAAGTATAGAAATGTTGTCCTGTGCATTGTACTGATTGTGTTGTCTATGCTTGCCATGTGGTCATTTTTTGTTTATTCCCCCCTTTATTGGGTTCAACTCGGGAAAATGTCAGAACAATCAATGGGCTTCATTATGTCGGCTACGGGGGTGAGCGTGATATTTTGGAATTTTGTTATCCCGGCAATTTCAAACCGTATTGGCCGAAAGACCGTGCTAATTGTTTTTGCTCCGATACTGGCCTGTATGTTTTTGGTAATGTATTTTTCAGTTGGTACGGTGGCCCAAATTCTATTTGTCATTTTGGGAGGAATAGCCGGAGCCCTGCCGTCTTTGCTATTTATTATTGGCACGGAGAGTGTCCCAAGGACTTTAGCCACTACATCACCTTCTCTGATTATGGGAGTAGGGGAACTACTCGGTGGGGCGGTAGGGACCGGTACTATGGGCGCATTAGCGGACCTCTATGGTTTGCAAACAGTAATGATCATTATTGCAGGAGCTCTGATACTATTTTCGGCAGTAAGTTTTGGTTTAATTGAAACCAGTCCGCACTTAGTCTCAAAAAAAATATAGTGATTCACTGGAAATTCCTTTTTGGACGCAGATCGACTCGGATCGGCAGATTTTCGCCGATCGTGCAAATTGCCAAGATTTTGAATATAAAGAATAGTTATCTTCGGTTATCGGCGAAAATCTGCGTCCTAACTGGATTAACTTCTAATACTTTTATTGGAGGGATAATATTGGAATCATCGTCGTCGTTATGGAGTAGAGGTTTTATAGGGATTTGCTTATGTAACTTTTTTACTTTTTTTTCCTTCTTTGCCTTTATGGCTACCATTCCATTATTTGTAAGGAATATATTAAAACATGGCGATTTGCAGATAGGTCTAACTTTGACGGCTTTTTTCCTTGGGTCTGTTATTATCAGCCCCATAT
The Deltaproteobacteria bacterium DNA segment above includes these coding regions:
- a CDS encoding MFS transporter — its product is MNNRRYETLLVVLFGIGLGLVMLDRMAINFLFPVLVKEFGLNNTHIGQIILFQTLGWAIFGLVFSILADRTGYKKWLMVPLLVLTTVFSAGSAFTVGLTSLILMRFFLGIVEGPYTPLYVSILHVQTDPKRFAVAVGLVVGIAGIIGGLIAPLLVTQLLVRYDWHWAFIVSSLPTLVLAILIGLYVKEVKTTSAVDGASVEKADWSDFAKLLKYRNVVLCIVLIVLSMLAMWSFFVYSPLYWVQLGKMSEQSMGFIMSATGVSVIFWNFVIPAISNRIGRKTVLIVFAPILACMFLVMYFSVGTVAQILFVILGGIAGALPSLLFIIGTESVPRTLATTSPSLIMGVGELLGGAVGTGTMGALADLYGLQTVMIIIAGALILFSAVSFGLIETSPHLVSKKI